In the genome of Pseudomonas bubulae, one region contains:
- the mddA gene encoding methanethiol S-methyltransferase has protein sequence MHTKIELKPRSTSRTEKLAALLYSLFSYLFFLLTFVYLIGFLGNVAVPKSIDSGPGLAWPWALVVDVLLITVFALQHSIMARKSFKRRWCHVIPPVIERATYVLASSAVLALICWLWQPIDISVWSVQSPLFAGLLVTLYWFGWGLVLLASFMISHFELFGVKQPFDTLRQPKPVNNAFRTPALYKLVRHPLYLGFLIAFWVTPEMSVGHLVFALTSTLYILIGTQLEEKDLVELFGDKYRVYQKNVGMLLPSLRRKSGTGR, from the coding sequence ATGCACACCAAAATTGAGCTGAAACCGCGTTCAACCAGCCGTACTGAAAAACTCGCAGCGCTGCTCTATAGCCTGTTCAGCTATCTGTTTTTTCTACTGACATTTGTTTATCTGATAGGTTTTCTGGGGAATGTCGCCGTCCCGAAAAGTATCGATTCGGGGCCAGGCCTGGCATGGCCCTGGGCGCTTGTGGTCGATGTGCTGCTGATCACCGTATTTGCCCTGCAACACAGCATCATGGCGCGCAAAAGCTTCAAGCGCAGGTGGTGTCATGTCATACCGCCAGTTATTGAACGAGCCACTTATGTCCTGGCCTCCAGTGCGGTGCTGGCGCTTATATGCTGGCTGTGGCAGCCGATCGATATCAGTGTCTGGAGTGTACAGTCGCCCTTGTTTGCGGGGTTACTTGTCACGCTGTACTGGTTCGGATGGGGGTTGGTGCTGCTGGCCTCTTTCATGATCAGCCACTTCGAATTGTTTGGCGTCAAACAGCCCTTTGACACCCTGCGCCAACCAAAACCCGTAAACAACGCATTCAGAACCCCCGCGCTCTACAAGCTCGTGCGTCACCCGTTGTATCTGGGATTCCTGATCGCTTTCTGGGTAACGCCCGAGATGAGTGTCGGGCACCTGGTGTTTGCACTGACAAGCACCCTTTACATTCTGATCGGCACCCAACTGGAAGAGAAAGATCTGGTTGAGCTGTTTGGAGACAAGTACCGGGTTTATCAAAAAAACGTCGGCATGTTGCTGCCCTCTCTACGCCGCAAGTCCGGCACCGGGCGCTGA
- the alaC gene encoding alanine transaminase: MADQGSPRRFARIDRLPPYVFNITAELKMAARRRGEDIIDFSMGNPDGPTPPHIVEKLCTVAQREDTHGYSTSRGIPRLRRAISRWYADRYNVEIDPEHEAIVTIGSKEGLAHLMLATLDQGDTVLVPNPSYPIHIYGAVIAGAQVRSVPLIPGVDFFAELEKAIRGSIPKPKMMILGFPSNPTAQCVELDFFERVVALAKQYDVLVVHDLAYADIVYDGWKAPSIMQVPGAKDIAVEFFTLSKSYNMAGWRIGFMVGNPELVNALARIKSYHDYGTFTPLQVAAIAALEGDQQCVKDIAEQYRQRRNVIVKGLHELGWMVENPKASMYIWAKIPEHYAHLGSLEFAKKLLADAKVCVSPGVGFGEYGDDHVRFALIENQDRIRQALRGIRAMFRADGFNAG, translated from the coding sequence ATGGCAGACCAAGGTTCGCCGCGACGCTTTGCGCGCATAGATCGACTCCCCCCCTACGTTTTCAATATCACTGCCGAGCTGAAGATGGCCGCCCGCCGCCGTGGCGAAGACATCATCGATTTCAGCATGGGTAACCCTGACGGCCCGACACCTCCCCACATCGTCGAAAAACTCTGCACCGTCGCGCAACGTGAAGACACTCACGGCTACTCGACTTCGCGGGGAATTCCACGCCTGCGTCGGGCCATTTCGCGCTGGTATGCCGACCGTTACAACGTTGAGATCGATCCCGAGCACGAAGCCATTGTCACCATCGGCTCCAAGGAAGGCCTGGCGCACTTGATGCTTGCCACCCTGGATCAGGGCGACACCGTGCTGGTGCCCAACCCCAGCTACCCGATTCATATCTACGGTGCCGTGATTGCCGGTGCCCAGGTGCGTTCGGTACCGCTGATCCCCGGCGTGGACTTTTTTGCTGAGCTGGAAAAAGCTATCCGCGGCTCCATCCCCAAACCGAAAATGATGATCCTGGGCTTCCCGTCCAACCCGACGGCGCAGTGTGTCGAACTGGATTTCTTCGAGCGCGTGGTGGCCCTGGCCAAGCAATATGATGTGCTGGTTGTGCACGATCTGGCCTACGCCGATATCGTCTATGACGGCTGGAAAGCGCCTTCGATCATGCAAGTACCGGGCGCCAAGGACATCGCCGTGGAGTTCTTCACGCTGTCCAAAAGCTACAACATGGCAGGCTGGCGTATCGGTTTTATGGTGGGCAATCCTGAGCTGGTCAATGCTCTGGCGCGAATCAAGAGTTACCACGACTACGGCACCTTTACCCCGCTGCAAGTGGCGGCAATTGCTGCACTTGAGGGTGACCAGCAATGTGTGAAGGATATTGCCGAACAGTATCGTCAGCGCCGTAACGTGATCGTCAAAGGGCTGCACGAACTGGGCTGGATGGTCGAAAACCCGAAAGCTTCGATGTATATCTGGGCCAAGATTCCCGAACACTACGCCCACCTGGGCTCACTGGAATTCGCCAAGAAGCTGCTGGCAGATGCCAAGGTCTGTGTTTCGCCGGGGGTAGGCTTTGGGGAGTACGGTGACGACCATGTGCGCTTTGCCCTGATTGAAAATCAGGATCGCATTCGTCAGGCGCTGCGTGGAATTCGCGCTATGTTCCGCGCTGATGGCTTTAACGCTGGCTAA
- a CDS encoding DUF2025 family protein gives MRITSQLICQAADLLSGFVGFNRKTGQHIVRFSEDSFGMDVADDNITPTSEFVWQADGAGTMTLKRELIQLLLDQNIDDRLNITEPLRVYMQRQDVPEISALRRCIS, from the coding sequence ATGCGTATCACTTCGCAACTCATCTGTCAGGCCGCCGACCTACTTAGCGGCTTTGTTGGTTTCAATCGTAAGACAGGCCAGCACATTGTCCGTTTCAGTGAAGATTCATTTGGAATGGATGTCGCCGACGACAACATCACGCCCACCAGCGAATTTGTCTGGCAGGCCGATGGTGCTGGCACCATGACTCTCAAGCGCGAGTTGATTCAGTTGTTGCTGGATCAGAATATCGATGACCGCCTGAACATCACCGAGCCCTTGAGGGTGTATATGCAGCGCCAGGATGTGCCCGAGATTTCGGCCTTGCGTCGCTGCATCAGTTGA
- a CDS encoding PepSY domain-containing protein, which translates to MKKLNLVFATVALALTAGIAQADVRPDHIPGLIKSGEITSFEKLNQAALDKHPGATILDTELDHSYGKLVYEVELRDTKGIKWDVDLDAKTGEVLQDKQDT; encoded by the coding sequence ATGAAAAAACTTAATCTGGTATTTGCAACTGTTGCCCTGGCTCTGACTGCCGGTATTGCTCAGGCCGATGTACGCCCGGACCATATCCCGGGCCTGATCAAATCGGGTGAAATCACCTCGTTTGAAAAGTTGAATCAAGCAGCACTGGACAAACACCCTGGCGCGACCATTCTCGATACCGAGCTTGATCACTCCTACGGCAAGCTGGTGTATGAAGTTGAATTGCGCGATACCAAAGGCATCAAATGGGACGTAGATCTCGACGCAAAAACCGGCGAAGTGCTGCAAGACAAACAAGACACCTGA
- a CDS encoding GntP family permease produces the protein MLGMSHNTFLLLDAVVTIIGLIVLITRFKLHPFIALIIASAFLGLTAGMPANLIIKSFQDGFGGVLGFVGIILALGTMLGKMMADSGGADQIARTLIRAFGKDKVQWAMMFAAFLVGIPLFFEIGFVLLIPLVFIVARRTGVSIIKIGIPLLAGLSAVHGLVPPHPGPLLAIGVFGADIGKTILYGLIVALPTAIIAGPIYGTFIAKYIPGHASQDLMDQLASEPESSTLPSFSITLITVLLPVFLMLLKTFADVALPDGNFFRVWMDMIGHPISALLLALLLALYTFGARQGIDSKRILKLLDASLAPTAAIILIIGAGGGFKQMLVASGVGDVIGHMAVNAQISPILLAWLVAAVIRIATGSATVATITGAGIVLPVVDMIPGVNRELLVLATGAGSLILSHVNDAGFWLVKQYFNMTVAETFKTWTAMETILSVVGLIFILLLSLVV, from the coding sequence ATGCTAGGCATGTCCCATAATACGTTTCTGCTGCTTGATGCAGTGGTGACCATTATCGGCCTGATCGTACTGATCACCCGATTCAAACTGCACCCCTTTATTGCCTTGATCATCGCCTCTGCGTTTCTGGGGCTGACGGCCGGCATGCCTGCCAACCTGATCATCAAGTCGTTCCAGGATGGTTTTGGCGGCGTGTTGGGCTTTGTCGGGATCATCCTGGCGCTGGGCACCATGCTTGGCAAAATGATGGCCGACTCCGGTGGTGCTGACCAGATCGCCCGTACCCTGATCCGTGCCTTCGGCAAGGACAAGGTGCAGTGGGCAATGATGTTTGCCGCCTTTCTGGTCGGTATTCCATTGTTCTTCGAAATCGGCTTTGTACTGCTGATTCCGCTGGTGTTTATCGTTGCGCGACGTACTGGCGTGTCGATCATCAAGATCGGTATCCCGCTGCTCGCCGGCTTGTCGGCTGTTCACGGGCTGGTACCGCCGCACCCGGGCCCGCTGCTGGCCATTGGCGTGTTTGGTGCCGACATCGGCAAGACCATTCTGTACGGCCTGATTGTTGCTCTGCCTACCGCGATCATTGCCGGACCGATTTACGGTACGTTTATCGCCAAGTACATCCCGGGCCATGCATCCCAGGACCTCATGGATCAACTGGCCAGTGAGCCGGAATCCAGCACCTTGCCGAGTTTTTCCATCACCCTGATCACCGTGCTGTTGCCGGTATTCCTGATGCTGCTCAAGACGTTCGCCGACGTGGCGCTGCCCGATGGCAACTTCTTCCGTGTGTGGATGGACATGATCGGCCACCCGATCAGTGCGCTGTTGCTGGCATTGCTGCTGGCGCTGTACACCTTTGGCGCCCGCCAGGGTATCGACTCCAAACGCATCCTCAAGCTGCTGGACGCGAGCCTGGCTCCTACCGCAGCGATCATTCTGATCATTGGTGCGGGCGGCGGTTTCAAGCAGATGCTGGTAGCCAGCGGTGTGGGTGACGTGATCGGCCATATGGCGGTAAACGCGCAAATTTCGCCGATTTTGCTGGCCTGGCTGGTGGCTGCAGTGATTCGTATCGCGACGGGTTCTGCGACCGTAGCGACCATTACCGGGGCGGGGATTGTGTTGCCGGTGGTGGACATGATTCCGGGTGTGAACCGTGAGCTGCTGGTATTGGCAACCGGCGCAGGCTCGTTGATCCTGTCTCACGTCAACGACGCAGGTTTCTGGCTGGTGAAGCAGTACTTCAATATGACCGTGGCTGAAACCTTCAAGACCTGGACCGCGATGGAAACCATCCTCTCGGTTGTAGGTTTGATCTTTATTCTGCTGCTGTCGTTGGTGGTTTAA
- a CDS encoding glycerophosphodiester phosphodiesterase, translated as MPDTFGKNALLLSLLLGLGGVQNAGASNATEAALANAHGIPRPAVIAHRGASFDAPESTAAAYTLARDLGADYLEMDLQRSKDGVLFALHDNSLLRTTDVAKKFPQRKDSPASAFTLAELKTLDAGSWFNQAYPDRARPSYVGLPILTLDEIIDIAQGNPQYKPGLYIETKEPRQFPGLEHDLKNKLSERGWLEPVASAEAEGKPLVGQGKGRVMLQTFDKNSLELLQKEMPDTPKILLLWVGEGGMKPSTSVSFADSGEKDKAAYYAKQHPKDKAEFIQWLDFAKANGAIGTGPSAALTHGGDQSYFDLIQPWMNSAAHDRGMLVHVYTLDAPVDFKKAMDAGVDGIFTNRASELLTYYQRPVPQSVNQLLEKNGF; from the coding sequence ATGCCTGACACTTTTGGCAAAAACGCCCTGCTGCTGAGCCTGCTCCTGGGCTTGGGTGGCGTACAGAATGCTGGCGCATCCAATGCGACCGAGGCGGCACTGGCCAACGCTCATGGCATACCGCGCCCGGCGGTGATCGCCCATCGCGGTGCGTCCTTCGATGCTCCGGAATCAACCGCTGCCGCCTACACCCTTGCCAGGGATCTGGGGGCTGACTATCTGGAAATGGACCTGCAACGCAGCAAGGACGGCGTTCTGTTTGCGCTGCATGACAACAGCCTGTTGCGCACCACTGACGTCGCCAAAAAGTTTCCGCAACGCAAGGACAGCCCGGCCAGCGCCTTTACCCTGGCCGAGCTTAAAACCCTGGATGCCGGCAGTTGGTTCAACCAGGCTTATCCGGATCGCGCGCGCCCGTCCTATGTCGGGCTGCCGATCCTGACCCTGGACGAAATTATCGATATCGCCCAGGGCAATCCACAGTACAAACCGGGCCTCTACATCGAAACCAAAGAGCCCAGGCAGTTCCCGGGCCTTGAACACGATCTGAAAAACAAGTTGAGCGAACGCGGCTGGCTTGAGCCCGTTGCCTCGGCAGAGGCGGAAGGCAAACCACTGGTCGGCCAGGGCAAAGGCCGGGTCATGTTGCAAACCTTCGACAAAAACAGCCTTGAGCTGCTGCAAAAAGAAATGCCCGACACGCCGAAGATCCTGCTGTTATGGGTAGGTGAAGGCGGCATGAAGCCCAGCACCTCAGTCAGTTTCGCCGACTCCGGCGAAAAGGATAAAGCCGCGTACTACGCCAAACAGCATCCCAAGGACAAAGCCGAGTTCATCCAGTGGCTCGACTTTGCCAAGGCCAACGGTGCCATCGGCACAGGCCCTTCGGCAGCCTTGACCCACGGGGGTGACCAGAGCTACTTCGACCTGATCCAGCCCTGGATGAACAGCGCCGCCCATGACCGGGGCATGCTGGTACATGTTTACACCCTCGATGCCCCCGTTGACTTCAAAAAGGCAATGGACGCAGGTGTCGACGGCATCTTCACCAACCGCGCCAGCGAGTTGCTCACGTATTACCAGCGCCCGGTGCCACAAAGCGTCAATCAGTTGCTGGAGAAAAATGGCTTTTAA
- a CDS encoding gluconokinase — protein sequence MSQPITALVIMGVAGCGKSSVSQALCQLNGATPIEGDAFHPAANIAKMSAGIPLTDEDRAGWLDSLCDELRRAVASGQRPVLTCSALKLRYRERLRSAVDGLGFVFLELTPEVAAARVADRPGHFMPKTLIDSQFAALESPTNESLVLTLNAAQMNVKQLASAARDWWCEQTVMATS from the coding sequence ATGAGTCAACCTATCACTGCTCTGGTCATCATGGGTGTTGCCGGCTGCGGCAAATCCAGCGTTAGCCAGGCATTGTGCCAGCTCAATGGCGCGACCCCGATTGAAGGCGATGCGTTTCACCCGGCGGCCAACATTGCCAAGATGAGTGCCGGTATTCCCCTGACCGATGAAGACCGTGCCGGCTGGCTTGACAGCCTGTGCGACGAATTGCGTCGTGCGGTTGCCAGTGGTCAGCGCCCGGTGCTGACCTGTTCGGCACTCAAGCTGCGTTATCGCGAGCGTTTACGCAGTGCGGTAGATGGTCTGGGTTTTGTGTTTCTGGAGCTGACCCCTGAGGTGGCGGCTGCCCGGGTGGCCGATCGTCCGGGGCACTTTATGCCCAAGACCCTGATCGACAGCCAGTTCGCTGCGCTTGAATCACCGACCAATGAATCCTTGGTGCTGACTCTGAATGCAGCCCAGATGAACGTTAAGCAATTAGCAAGCGCCGCCCGAGACTGGTGGTGCGAGCAGACGGTAATGGCAACTTCATGA
- a CDS encoding methyl-accepting chemotaxis protein, whose amino-acid sequence MVKFASDITAQVTNLQTAAESAHSTSVQNDACAQKGSQVVQQTVQIIEAISKDLNEAAQSIDAVSKQSDSIGKIVQTIRGIADQTNLLALNAAIEAARAGEHGRGFAVVADEVRSLAARTSAATLEIVEVVRRNHDLSLSAVTSMQSSLSRTGLGVELANEAGEAILEIQQGSRHVVDAISQFNSTLQLH is encoded by the coding sequence GTGGTGAAATTCGCCAGTGATATCACTGCTCAGGTCACCAACCTGCAGACTGCCGCCGAATCGGCCCACAGCACTTCGGTGCAAAACGATGCCTGCGCGCAGAAGGGCTCGCAGGTGGTGCAGCAAACCGTGCAAATCATCGAGGCCATTTCCAAAGACCTTAATGAAGCAGCGCAGAGCATTGATGCGGTAAGCAAACAGTCGGACAGTATCGGCAAGATCGTGCAGACCATTCGTGGTATTGCGGATCAAACCAATTTACTGGCGCTCAATGCCGCGATCGAGGCAGCGCGGGCGGGGGAGCACGGGCGCGGCTTTGCCGTGGTGGCCGATGAGGTCAGAAGCCTTGCGGCGCGCACCAGTGCTGCCACCCTGGAAATTGTCGAAGTGGTGCGTCGAAATCATGATCTGTCGCTGAGCGCTGTGACCAGCATGCAGTCGAGCCTTAGCCGCACAGGGCTTGGTGTTGAGCTGGCAAATGAGGCCGGGGAAGCGATTCTGGAAATCCAGCAAGGCTCCCGGCATGTGGTCGATGCCATCAGCCAGTTCAACTCGACGTTGCAACTGCATTAA
- a CDS encoding GAF domain-containing sensor histidine kinase: MTHGTADDIATINRISAVPAMLQVITEMTGMRFAAVARVTQTTWTACAVLDKLGFGLQSGGELDLVSTLCFESMNSHLPIIIDKASADPLYQHHHTPRIYRFESYITIPVWRTDGSFFGTLCALDPEPASLRNSTIQSTMESFARLLSLQIDAEENLQRTETALEQERETAELREQFIAVIGHDLRNPLFAITTAAERLLRVHPDPSTDVLVKHILSCGNRASQLVEDVMDFARGRLGSGIPLTLRECPDLDQVFIHVISELQSVHAQRSIRSDIGPLEGIRCDSGRLAQLLSNLLTNAITHGCPDGPVDISALVLNGVFTLRICNQGEPIPAEQLPHLFKPYSRPATDTPQAGLGLGLYIASQIALSHGGHMEVTSDQDQGTVFTFSMALP; the protein is encoded by the coding sequence ATGACGCACGGCACGGCTGACGATATCGCGACAATTAACCGGATCAGTGCCGTACCTGCAATGTTGCAGGTGATTACGGAAATGACCGGTATGCGCTTTGCTGCCGTTGCCCGTGTCACCCAGACCACCTGGACCGCCTGCGCGGTACTCGACAAGCTGGGTTTCGGTTTGCAGTCCGGTGGCGAGCTGGACCTGGTCAGCACCCTGTGCTTTGAAAGCATGAACTCGCACCTGCCGATCATCATTGATAAAGCCAGCGCCGATCCGCTGTACCAACACCATCACACGCCGCGGATTTATCGCTTCGAAAGCTACATCACGATTCCGGTATGGCGCACTGACGGTAGTTTTTTCGGCACCCTGTGCGCACTCGACCCCGAGCCTGCAAGCCTCAGGAACAGTACGATCCAGTCCACAATGGAGTCATTCGCACGCCTGCTGTCGCTGCAAATTGACGCCGAAGAAAACCTGCAACGTACAGAAACCGCGTTGGAGCAGGAGCGTGAAACCGCAGAGCTGCGCGAGCAATTTATCGCTGTTATAGGCCATGACCTGCGCAACCCGTTATTCGCCATCACCACAGCCGCAGAGCGCTTGCTACGGGTGCACCCAGACCCCTCCACCGATGTCCTGGTCAAGCATATCCTGAGCTGCGGCAACCGTGCCTCGCAGCTGGTTGAGGACGTTATGGACTTTGCCCGCGGACGGCTCGGTAGCGGCATCCCGCTGACGCTGCGCGAGTGCCCCGATCTCGACCAGGTCTTCATCCATGTCATCTCGGAACTGCAAAGCGTTCATGCACAACGTTCCATCCGCTCAGACATAGGGCCACTTGAGGGCATCCGCTGTGACAGCGGCCGCCTGGCCCAACTGCTCTCCAACCTGTTGACCAATGCCATCACCCATGGCTGCCCCGACGGGCCCGTTGACATCTCGGCACTGGTACTCAATGGGGTATTCACCCTGAGGATCTGCAACCAGGGCGAGCCCATCCCGGCCGAACAACTGCCGCATTTGTTCAAACCCTACTCACGCCCGGCCACCGACACTCCCCAGGCCGGACTTGGCCTTGGGCTGTATATTGCCAGCCAGATCGCCCTGTCCCACGGCGGCCATATGGAAGTCACCTCGGACCAGGACCAAGGCACAGTCTTCACCTTCAGCATGGCGCTGCCCTGA
- a CDS encoding GNAT family N-acetyltransferase has protein sequence MTAIIYAPLEAALWPLMNKFYRTHQSSMKAVREAQLWVARKEGIIAGLCLRPMAHGHWLTGLFVAPALRGQGVAGDLVSQAIAAVDGPIWLFCDPQLQGFYEKLGFSLEVELPHALHERLVRYQRNKAMIAMGLTPWCADPDQETAPQ, from the coding sequence ATGACTGCCATTATTTACGCCCCGCTTGAAGCGGCTTTATGGCCACTGATGAACAAGTTTTATCGCACACATCAATCATCGATGAAGGCGGTCAGGGAAGCGCAGTTATGGGTCGCCCGCAAAGAGGGGATTATTGCCGGTTTATGTTTGCGGCCAATGGCTCACGGCCACTGGCTGACCGGGCTTTTTGTCGCGCCAGCGCTACGCGGCCAAGGGGTGGCTGGCGATCTGGTCAGCCAGGCAATAGCTGCCGTCGATGGCCCGATCTGGTTGTTCTGCGACCCGCAGTTGCAGGGGTTTTATGAAAAGCTGGGGTTTAGCCTGGAGGTGGAATTGCCCCATGCCCTACATGAGCGGCTGGTTCGCTATCAACGCAACAAAGCGATGATAGCGATGGGCCTTACTCCTTGGTGTGCGGATCCAGATCAGGAAACAGCACCTCAATAA
- a CDS encoding LacI family DNA-binding transcriptional regulator: protein MTTSKNDKNTRTTGRPTLNEVARLAGVSPITASRALRGISSVATELAEKVRVAADELNYVVNPAARALASAQSHSVVVLVPSLSNLLFIDTLEAIHDVLRPRGFEVLIGNFHYSRDEEENLLRNYMAYQPRGLLLTGFDRSESSRRMIETSNVPCVYMMELDAAEGLNCVGFSQLQAGETAARHLISRGRRHLAYIGAQLDQRTLLRGEGYRRTLQEAGLYNPDLEVLTPRPSSVGLGGELFLQLLASHPQVDAIFFGNDDLAQGALLEAARIGIKIPEQIAVLGFNDLPSSEFMVPRLSSIRTPREAIGRRAAEQMLTLMAGNKVANPVQDMGFELMVRESS, encoded by the coding sequence ATGACCACCTCCAAAAACGATAAAAACACCCGGACCACGGGTCGCCCCACCCTTAACGAAGTTGCCCGCCTTGCGGGGGTCAGCCCCATCACCGCCTCGCGAGCCCTGCGCGGTATCAGCAGCGTTGCCACGGAGCTGGCCGAAAAGGTCCGTGTTGCTGCCGACGAGCTGAACTATGTGGTCAATCCCGCCGCCCGCGCGCTAGCTTCGGCGCAGAGTCATTCTGTCGTGGTGCTGGTACCTTCGCTGTCCAACCTGCTTTTTATAGACACCCTCGAAGCCATCCATGACGTGTTGCGCCCCCGTGGCTTTGAAGTATTGATCGGCAACTTCCACTATTCCCGTGACGAAGAAGAAAATTTGCTGCGCAACTATATGGCCTACCAACCCCGAGGCCTGCTGCTGACCGGTTTTGATCGTTCGGAAAGCTCACGGCGGATGATCGAGACCAGCAATGTACCCTGCGTGTACATGATGGAGCTGGATGCCGCCGAGGGCTTGAACTGCGTCGGCTTTTCACAGCTGCAGGCCGGTGAAACAGCTGCCCGGCACTTGATCTCCCGTGGCCGCAGACATCTGGCCTATATCGGCGCCCAGCTCGATCAACGCACGTTGCTGCGCGGTGAGGGTTATCGCCGCACTTTGCAGGAAGCCGGACTGTACAACCCTGATCTTGAAGTACTGACGCCACGTCCGTCTTCGGTTGGCCTGGGGGGCGAATTGTTCCTGCAATTGCTCGCCAGCCATCCACAAGTGGATGCGATCTTTTTCGGCAACGACGACCTGGCCCAGGGCGCCTTGCTTGAGGCTGCACGCATCGGCATCAAAATCCCGGAGCAAATCGCCGTACTGGGCTTTAACGACCTCCCGTCTTCAGAGTTTATGGTGCCTCGCCTGAGCAGTATTCGTACGCCCCGGGAAGCCATTGGCCGTCGCGCAGCCGAGCAGATGCTGACACTGATGGCAGGCAATAAAGTTGCCAACCCTGTTCAGGACATGGGCTTTGAACTCATGGTGCGTGAAAGCAGTTAA
- a CDS encoding GyrI-like domain-containing protein, which yields MDQLKKFELSAPRFAKGQFQLIAGLGGRFTEESVDRIPLLWEKFIPEIGKVPSQIGDETYGVCCNPDGEGGFEYIAGVAISKLDDLPERYRWIELQEQSYAVFEHHGALDTLGQTFQAIWKDWLPNSGYQAADAPEFERYSADFNADTGTGLLEIWLPIKKSA from the coding sequence ATGGACCAACTAAAAAAGTTCGAGCTGTCAGCGCCGCGATTTGCCAAAGGCCAGTTTCAATTGATCGCGGGTTTGGGTGGCCGTTTCACTGAGGAGAGCGTTGATCGAATCCCGCTGTTATGGGAAAAATTCATTCCCGAAATCGGCAAAGTACCAAGCCAAATTGGCGATGAAACCTACGGTGTTTGTTGTAATCCTGATGGCGAGGGTGGTTTTGAATACATTGCTGGCGTGGCTATCAGCAAGCTTGATGATCTGCCTGAGCGGTATCGCTGGATTGAACTGCAAGAGCAGTCTTACGCGGTCTTTGAGCATCACGGGGCATTGGACACGCTTGGTCAGACCTTTCAGGCGATCTGGAAAGACTGGTTGCCAAATTCGGGCTACCAAGCCGCTGATGCGCCCGAGTTCGAGCGCTACAGCGCAGATTTCAATGCGGACACCGGTACGGGGCTGCTGGAAATCTGGCTGCCGATCAAAAAGTCTGCTTAG
- a CDS encoding N-acetyltransferase, whose amino-acid sequence MNTRLCAYEDLTPRQREQLREIEVRPEQIAFCGTIESALHSLPVQPQAGIKGLVLLNDELPVAFLLLKREPLLAHWAEPGCATLHALQVDSRAQGQGLGKACLRELARAIEQIWPEIRQLMLSVSPFNTSAMAFYLSQGWVEQGEAYRGERRLVLSLAPMLPLQLQAS is encoded by the coding sequence ATGAACACCCGCCTATGCGCTTATGAAGACCTGACACCCCGCCAGCGCGAGCAACTGCGCGAGATAGAAGTTCGCCCTGAGCAGATTGCTTTTTGCGGCACCATCGAGTCTGCCCTGCACTCGTTGCCGGTCCAGCCGCAGGCGGGCATCAAAGGGCTGGTGCTGCTCAACGACGAGTTGCCAGTGGCATTTTTGCTTCTCAAGCGCGAGCCGCTTCTGGCCCACTGGGCTGAGCCGGGCTGCGCCACCTTGCACGCACTACAGGTCGACAGCCGTGCTCAGGGCCAGGGATTGGGCAAGGCCTGTTTGCGCGAGCTTGCCAGGGCCATTGAACAGATATGGCCCGAGATTCGCCAATTGATGCTCTCGGTCAGCCCGTTCAATACCAGCGCCATGGCTTTTTATCTGAGCCAGGGCTGGGTCGAGCAAGGCGAGGCCTATCGTGGTGAGCGACGGTTGGTGCTGTCGCTGGCCCCCATGCTGCCCCTGCAGTTGCAGGCAAGCTAA
- the def gene encoding peptide deformylase, with the protein MIREILKMGDERLLRVAQPVPDEMFDTPELWQLLDDMLQTMEHAGGVGLAAPQIGVDLQLVVFGFEHSERYPDAEAVPQTILINPLITPLSPAVEEDWEGCLSVPGLRGVVERFHKIRYEGFTPKGEPIVRIAEGFHARVVQHECDHLIGRLYPSRIKDFSKFGFIEVLFPDLDPHTKE; encoded by the coding sequence ATGATTCGTGAAATCCTGAAAATGGGTGATGAGCGTTTATTACGTGTGGCCCAACCGGTGCCGGATGAGATGTTCGACACGCCAGAACTCTGGCAACTGCTCGACGATATGTTGCAGACCATGGAACACGCTGGCGGCGTGGGCCTGGCAGCGCCGCAGATTGGCGTTGACCTGCAACTGGTGGTGTTCGGTTTCGAGCACAGCGAGCGTTACCCGGATGCCGAAGCCGTGCCGCAGACCATTCTGATCAACCCGCTGATCACGCCGCTGAGCCCGGCAGTTGAAGAGGACTGGGAGGGTTGCCTGTCGGTGCCGGGTCTACGTGGGGTCGTCGAGCGCTTCCACAAGATCCGCTACGAAGGTTTCACCCCCAAGGGTGAGCCAATCGTACGGATTGCAGAGGGGTTTCATGCGCGGGTCGTGCAGCATGAGTGCGATCACTTGATCGGTCGTCTGTATCCGTCACGGATCAAGGACTTCAGCAAGTTCGGTTTTATTGAGGTGCTGTTTCCTGATCTGGATCCGCACACCAAGGAGTAA